In a single window of the Zea mays cultivar B73 chromosome 5, Zm-B73-REFERENCE-NAM-5.0, whole genome shotgun sequence genome:
- the LOC100384033 gene encoding uncharacterized protein isoform X2, with product MLSLVRLNYNSGGYGNKNVVGTSTAGSPHEEMSENYEESSASSSMIQGFDSRSSSSVKSYTRGGKFHESSEINHTEDQQVLVTEEEFPEVKVDFQETFLGHNSPISRCRFSASGSNIASSSIDGTVRIWTYDSSTASSRNATIYCGSEVSALSWECRSDRLLLIGTANGGIKAWNADAKRVVCDLSTSRNFPSILDLKCSPVEPVFVSAAASRRHGSTTFERTGFANLTVWHMKTWKPLTVLPLGEDPPAITSLCFNHNGKILAASATDGMIHMFDMSAGLQITGWPAHDSPVSSVLFGPAETSIFSLGSDGKILEWSLHNQGQILWSRDCSRFCNPESFKTRMHEIALDSNGKRLLVTSGLVRAPIYQVQGHESELRTLPHSSSITSVDWHPTLPMYITGSADHSVRVTSIL from the exons ATGTTAAGCTTGGTTAGATT GAACTATAATAGTGGTGGTTATGGAAACAAGAATGTAGTTGGTACTAGTACAGCTGGTTCCCCTCATGAAGAGATGTCAGAAAACTATGAAGAATCCTCGGCCTCGAGTAGCATGATACAGGGTTTTGATTCTCGGTCCTCAAGTTCAGTGAAATCTTATACAAGAGGTGGAAAATTCCATGAATCTTCTGAGATCAACCATACAG AGGATCAGCAGGTTTTGGTGACTGAGGAAGAGTTTCCTGAGGTGAAAGTAGATTTCCAG GAAACATTTTTAGGCCATAACAGTCCAATTAGCCGATGTCGATTTTCTGCATCTGGGTCAAATATTGCTAGTTCATCAATTGATGGCACAGTTAG GATTTGGACATATGATTCGTCAACTGCATCATCCAGAAATGCTACTATATACTGTGGGTCTGAAGTCAGTGCACTTTCATGGGAATGCAGATCTGACAGATTG CTGCTCATAGGCACAGCTAATGGAGGAATTAAAGCTTGGAATGCTGATGCAAAGAGAGTTGTTTGCGACCTGAGTACATCTAGAAACTTTCCAAG CATCTTAGATTTGAAATGCAGCCCTGTTGAACCTGTGTTTGTCTCTGCAGCTGCATCAAGACG GCATGGATCAACTACATTTGAGAGAACAGGATTTGCCAACTTGACAGTGTGGCATATGAAAACATGGAAGCCATTG ACTGTCCTCCCTCTTGGTGAGGATCCACCTGCCATTACTTCTCTTTGCTTCAATCACAATGGGAAGATTTTGGCAGCTTCTGCTACAGATGGAATGATTCACATGTTTG ACATGTCTGCTGGTCTTCAAATTACAGGATGGCCTGCCCATGATTCACCTGTGAGCTCTGTTCTTTTTGGGCCAGCAGAAACTAGCATCTTCAGCTTAGGCTCGGACGGAAAG ATACTTGAATGGAGTTTGCACAATCAAGGTCAGATTCTTTGGTCAAGAGATTGCAGCAG ATTCTGCAATCCGGAGAGCTTTAAAACACGAATGCATGAAATAGCATTGGATTCAAATGGCAAGAGGCTGCTGGTCACCTCCGGTTTGGTTCGGGCCCCAATATACCAG GTACAAGGCCATGAAAGCGAACTGAGGACACTGCCGCACAGTTCATCTATCACAAGTGTGGATTGGCATCCAACACTGCCAATGTACATCACTGGATCCGCAGACCACTCTGTCCGGGTCACGTCTATCTTATGA
- the LOC100384033 gene encoding uncharacterized protein isoform X1: MENMRYAEELVREFLVFRGFTSTLQAYETELSTEIGRNFQGDKIVDLVFSEYVPKYQLDKLLGLFAFFKQCFMSPADTELFSTLVKLELSVLRYYVINALKSGRQDKVIEFFGESGNYLMQKRGDWLAWFAIPYIKNPSLDPQFRLYFSKEWLDTLVLSFRNFLSGIFNDTRTPALMRISSEKNTIKSLKNDIKQLNNKLAELQASLEEKEDEISLLRRNKRMHASSKHATTYKCRNYNSGGYGNKNVVGTSTAGSPHEEMSENYEESSASSSMIQGFDSRSSSSVKSYTRGGKFHESSEINHTEDQQVLVTEEEFPEVKVDFQETFLGHNSPISRCRFSASGSNIASSSIDGTVRIWTYDSSTASSRNATIYCGSEVSALSWECRSDRLLLIGTANGGIKAWNADAKRVVCDLSTSRNFPSILDLKCSPVEPVFVSAAASRRHGSTTFERTGFANLTVWHMKTWKPLTVLPLGEDPPAITSLCFNHNGKILAASATDGMIHMFDMSAGLQITGWPAHDSPVSSVLFGPAETSIFSLGSDGKILEWSLHNQGQILWSRDCSRFCNPESFKTRMHEIALDSNGKRLLVTSGLVRAPIYQVQGHESELRTLPHSSSITSVDWHPTLPMYITGSADHSVRVTSIL, translated from the exons ATGGAGAATATGCGTTATGCTGAGGAGCTCGTGAGGGAGTTTCTAGTTTTCAGGGGTTTCACAAGTACGCTGCAAGCGTATGAGACAGAGTTGTCTACTGAGATTGGCAGGAACTTTCAAGGAGACAAGATCGTGGATTTAGTGTTCTCAGAGTATGTACCGAAATACCAACTGGACAAGTTGCTCGGTCTGTTTGCCTTTTTCAAGCAGTGTTTCATGTCACCTGCGGACACAGAGTTGTTCTCAACCCTTGTTAAGTTGGAGCTGTCAGTATTAAGGTACTATGTTATTAATGCTTTGAAATCTGGAAGACAAGACAAAGTAATTGAATTCTTTGGTGAGAGTGGCAATTATCTGATGCAAAAGCGTGGAGATTGGCTGGCATGGTTTG CTATTCCATATATTAAGAACCCAAGCTTGGATCCACAATTCCGTCTATATTTCTccaaagagtggctggacactttGGTTCTTTCATTTAGGAATTTTTTGAGTGGGATATTCAATGATACTC GGACCCCAGCTCTTATGAGAATTAGTAGTGAAAAGAATACCATCAAATCCCTCAAGAATGACATAAAACAACTGAATAATAAATTGGCAGAGCTACAAGCATCCTTAGAGGAGAAGGAAGATGAAATCTCTCTGTTGAGGAG AAACAAACGCATGCATGCATCCTCTAAACATGCCACAACATATAAATGTAGGAACTATAATAGTGGTGGTTATGGAAACAAGAATGTAGTTGGTACTAGTACAGCTGGTTCCCCTCATGAAGAGATGTCAGAAAACTATGAAGAATCCTCGGCCTCGAGTAGCATGATACAGGGTTTTGATTCTCGGTCCTCAAGTTCAGTGAAATCTTATACAAGAGGTGGAAAATTCCATGAATCTTCTGAGATCAACCATACAG AGGATCAGCAGGTTTTGGTGACTGAGGAAGAGTTTCCTGAGGTGAAAGTAGATTTCCAG GAAACATTTTTAGGCCATAACAGTCCAATTAGCCGATGTCGATTTTCTGCATCTGGGTCAAATATTGCTAGTTCATCAATTGATGGCACAGTTAG GATTTGGACATATGATTCGTCAACTGCATCATCCAGAAATGCTACTATATACTGTGGGTCTGAAGTCAGTGCACTTTCATGGGAATGCAGATCTGACAGATTG CTGCTCATAGGCACAGCTAATGGAGGAATTAAAGCTTGGAATGCTGATGCAAAGAGAGTTGTTTGCGACCTGAGTACATCTAGAAACTTTCCAAG CATCTTAGATTTGAAATGCAGCCCTGTTGAACCTGTGTTTGTCTCTGCAGCTGCATCAAGACG GCATGGATCAACTACATTTGAGAGAACAGGATTTGCCAACTTGACAGTGTGGCATATGAAAACATGGAAGCCATTG ACTGTCCTCCCTCTTGGTGAGGATCCACCTGCCATTACTTCTCTTTGCTTCAATCACAATGGGAAGATTTTGGCAGCTTCTGCTACAGATGGAATGATTCACATGTTTG ACATGTCTGCTGGTCTTCAAATTACAGGATGGCCTGCCCATGATTCACCTGTGAGCTCTGTTCTTTTTGGGCCAGCAGAAACTAGCATCTTCAGCTTAGGCTCGGACGGAAAG ATACTTGAATGGAGTTTGCACAATCAAGGTCAGATTCTTTGGTCAAGAGATTGCAGCAG ATTCTGCAATCCGGAGAGCTTTAAAACACGAATGCATGAAATAGCATTGGATTCAAATGGCAAGAGGCTGCTGGTCACCTCCGGTTTGGTTCGGGCCCCAATATACCAG GTACAAGGCCATGAAAGCGAACTGAGGACACTGCCGCACAGTTCATCTATCACAAGTGTGGATTGGCATCCAACACTGCCAATGTACATCACTGGATCCGCAGACCACTCTGTCCGGGTCACGTCTATCTTATGA
- the LOC100384033 gene encoding uncharacterized protein LOC100384033 yields the protein MENMRYAEELVREFLVFRGFTSTLQAYETELSTEIGRNFQGDKIVDLVFSEYVPKYQLDKLLGLFAFFKQCFMSPADTELFSTLVKLELSVLRYYVINALKSGRQDKVIEFFGESGNYLMQKRGDWLAWFAIPYIKNPSLDPQFRLYFSKEWLDTLVLSFRNFLSGIFNDTRTPALMRISSEKNTIKSLKNDIKQLNNKLAELQASLEEKEDEISLLRRNYNSGGYGNKNVVGTSTAGSPHEEMSENYEESSASSSMIQGFDSRSSSSVKSYTRGGKFHESSEINHTEDQQVLVTEEEFPEVKVDFQETFLGHNSPISRCRFSASGSNIASSSIDGTVRIWTYDSSTASSRNATIYCGSEVSALSWECRSDRLLLIGTANGGIKAWNADAKRVVCDLSTSRNFPSILDLKCSPVEPVFVSAAASRRHGSTTFERTGFANLTVWHMKTWKPLTVLPLGEDPPAITSLCFNHNGKILAASATDGMIHMFDMSAGLQITGWPAHDSPVSSVLFGPAETSIFSLGSDGKILEWSLHNQGQILWSRDCSRFCNPESFKTRMHEIALDSNGKRLLVTSGLVRAPIYQVQGHESELRTLPHSSSITSVDWHPTLPMYITGSADHSVRVTSIL from the exons ATGGAGAATATGCGTTATGCTGAGGAGCTCGTGAGGGAGTTTCTAGTTTTCAGGGGTTTCACAAGTACGCTGCAAGCGTATGAGACAGAGTTGTCTACTGAGATTGGCAGGAACTTTCAAGGAGACAAGATCGTGGATTTAGTGTTCTCAGAGTATGTACCGAAATACCAACTGGACAAGTTGCTCGGTCTGTTTGCCTTTTTCAAGCAGTGTTTCATGTCACCTGCGGACACAGAGTTGTTCTCAACCCTTGTTAAGTTGGAGCTGTCAGTATTAAGGTACTATGTTATTAATGCTTTGAAATCTGGAAGACAAGACAAAGTAATTGAATTCTTTGGTGAGAGTGGCAATTATCTGATGCAAAAGCGTGGAGATTGGCTGGCATGGTTTG CTATTCCATATATTAAGAACCCAAGCTTGGATCCACAATTCCGTCTATATTTCTccaaagagtggctggacactttGGTTCTTTCATTTAGGAATTTTTTGAGTGGGATATTCAATGATACTC GGACCCCAGCTCTTATGAGAATTAGTAGTGAAAAGAATACCATCAAATCCCTCAAGAATGACATAAAACAACTGAATAATAAATTGGCAGAGCTACAAGCATCCTTAGAGGAGAAGGAAGATGAAATCTCTCTGTTGAGGAG GAACTATAATAGTGGTGGTTATGGAAACAAGAATGTAGTTGGTACTAGTACAGCTGGTTCCCCTCATGAAGAGATGTCAGAAAACTATGAAGAATCCTCGGCCTCGAGTAGCATGATACAGGGTTTTGATTCTCGGTCCTCAAGTTCAGTGAAATCTTATACAAGAGGTGGAAAATTCCATGAATCTTCTGAGATCAACCATACAG AGGATCAGCAGGTTTTGGTGACTGAGGAAGAGTTTCCTGAGGTGAAAGTAGATTTCCAG GAAACATTTTTAGGCCATAACAGTCCAATTAGCCGATGTCGATTTTCTGCATCTGGGTCAAATATTGCTAGTTCATCAATTGATGGCACAGTTAG GATTTGGACATATGATTCGTCAACTGCATCATCCAGAAATGCTACTATATACTGTGGGTCTGAAGTCAGTGCACTTTCATGGGAATGCAGATCTGACAGATTG CTGCTCATAGGCACAGCTAATGGAGGAATTAAAGCTTGGAATGCTGATGCAAAGAGAGTTGTTTGCGACCTGAGTACATCTAGAAACTTTCCAAG CATCTTAGATTTGAAATGCAGCCCTGTTGAACCTGTGTTTGTCTCTGCAGCTGCATCAAGACG GCATGGATCAACTACATTTGAGAGAACAGGATTTGCCAACTTGACAGTGTGGCATATGAAAACATGGAAGCCATTG ACTGTCCTCCCTCTTGGTGAGGATCCACCTGCCATTACTTCTCTTTGCTTCAATCACAATGGGAAGATTTTGGCAGCTTCTGCTACAGATGGAATGATTCACATGTTTG ACATGTCTGCTGGTCTTCAAATTACAGGATGGCCTGCCCATGATTCACCTGTGAGCTCTGTTCTTTTTGGGCCAGCAGAAACTAGCATCTTCAGCTTAGGCTCGGACGGAAAG ATACTTGAATGGAGTTTGCACAATCAAGGTCAGATTCTTTGGTCAAGAGATTGCAGCAG ATTCTGCAATCCGGAGAGCTTTAAAACACGAATGCATGAAATAGCATTGGATTCAAATGGCAAGAGGCTGCTGGTCACCTCCGGTTTGGTTCGGGCCCCAATATACCAG GTACAAGGCCATGAAAGCGAACTGAGGACACTGCCGCACAGTTCATCTATCACAAGTGTGGATTGGCATCCAACACTGCCAATGTACATCACTGGATCCGCAGACCACTCTGTCCGGGTCACGTCTATCTTATGA